The proteins below are encoded in one region of Peribacillus muralis:
- a CDS encoding major tail protein translates to MSIRVGFKRATVGVLDINGKVTKDVFVIEGKANKGGTKEATISGISPESIKSFASNVAYYVSAKGTGDIKTELSILDVPEEMVVAVLGRKKHTDGFTLIGERTEAPYVAVLLESEDATGQPVFFALLKGKMSAGDVSLKTSENKPAEPEDEKLTMECVANNDGETIAYGIGTELAAKLKTYAFPPATPPAG, encoded by the coding sequence ATGAGTATTAGAGTAGGGTTCAAGCGAGCGACGGTTGGCGTTTTAGATATAAATGGGAAAGTCACAAAAGATGTGTTTGTGATAGAAGGGAAGGCTAATAAGGGTGGTACCAAGGAAGCGACCATTTCCGGCATCTCCCCAGAATCCATAAAATCATTTGCCTCAAATGTAGCGTATTATGTGTCTGCAAAAGGTACGGGAGACATTAAAACGGAACTAAGCATTTTAGACGTACCGGAAGAAATGGTAGTCGCGGTGCTGGGCCGTAAGAAACACACCGATGGCTTTACATTGATTGGCGAACGTACTGAGGCTCCTTATGTTGCCGTATTACTGGAATCGGAAGATGCAACAGGGCAGCCGGTGTTTTTCGCTTTATTGAAAGGCAAAATGTCTGCCGGGGATGTGTCACTAAAAACAAGTGAAAATAAACCTGCAGAGCCAGAAGATGAAAAGCTGACAATGGAATGTGTGGCGAATAATGATGGTGAAACCATTGCTTACGGGATCGGTACGGAACTCGCGGCGAAATTAAAAACCTATGCATTCCCCCCAGCTACACCACCAGCTGGATAA
- a CDS encoding phage major capsid protein, which translates to MVMKLNNHTKAYDEAKKAYAQVVKNESSTPEQIEAVWNTMQDELVNSLTTQITQAVQTQNADQTILAARGVNVLTSEETKFFNAVVQSDGFTDDIILPETTVDRIFEDLTSDHPFLSEINLQKKGLVTRIIKSDPSGAAVWGKVFGEIKGQLETAFSEEKVTQSKLTAFVVLPKDLDTFGPAWIESYVRTQISETFAVALENGFINGVGPVKDQPIGLIRDLDAAVSQATGHAKKSVTGTLTFADSKTTVKELSEVMSYLSTKANGKSVKIGGKVVLLVNPIDSWGVKAQYTFLNANGTYVTALPFNLRIVESEFVESGEVIAFVNNRYDAYTAGGVQINKFDQTLALEDCYLYTAKQFAFGKADDNKVSAIYTLSINTPEG; encoded by the coding sequence ATGGTCATGAAATTAAATAATCATACAAAAGCCTATGATGAGGCTAAAAAAGCATATGCACAAGTAGTGAAGAATGAGAGCTCAACTCCCGAGCAAATCGAAGCAGTTTGGAACACCATGCAAGATGAGCTCGTAAATTCCTTAACAACACAAATTACCCAAGCTGTCCAAACACAAAATGCAGATCAAACGATCTTAGCGGCTCGTGGTGTAAATGTTCTAACATCTGAGGAAACTAAATTTTTCAATGCTGTCGTGCAATCGGACGGGTTTACAGACGATATTATTTTGCCAGAAACGACGGTTGACCGTATTTTTGAAGATTTAACATCAGATCATCCATTCTTGTCTGAAATCAATCTGCAGAAAAAAGGTCTTGTAACTCGCATTATCAAGTCCGATCCTTCTGGTGCTGCTGTATGGGGTAAGGTCTTTGGTGAAATCAAGGGACAACTTGAAACGGCTTTTAGTGAAGAAAAAGTCACACAATCTAAACTGACGGCATTCGTTGTTCTTCCTAAAGATTTAGACACATTCGGGCCAGCTTGGATTGAGTCTTATGTTCGTACACAAATCTCCGAAACTTTTGCTGTGGCATTGGAAAATGGATTTATTAATGGCGTAGGTCCTGTTAAAGATCAGCCAATTGGTTTAATTCGGGATTTAGACGCAGCGGTAAGCCAAGCAACTGGTCACGCAAAAAAATCAGTTACCGGTACCCTGACATTTGCTGATTCAAAAACAACAGTAAAGGAACTATCGGAAGTCATGAGTTACCTTTCCACCAAAGCGAATGGTAAATCTGTGAAAATCGGGGGGAAAGTTGTTTTACTTGTTAACCCTATCGATTCCTGGGGAGTAAAAGCTCAATATACGTTCTTGAATGCAAATGGAACGTATGTGACAGCCCTACCGTTTAATTTGCGTATTGTAGAATCTGAATTTGTTGAATCCGGGGAGGTCATCGCTTTTGTAAACAACCGATATGATGCTTATACAGCGGGTGGCGTCCAAATTAACAAATTTGATCAAACTCTTGCTTTGGAAGATTGCTATCTTTACACAGCCAAACAATTCGCTTTTGGTAAAGCAGATGATAATAAAGTATCAGCAATTTATACATTATCTATTAATACTCCGGAAGGGTGA
- a CDS encoding HK97 gp10 family phage protein, producing the protein MSVEFKGFEDIYKNLQNQLSEQALSRVTNKALIAGAKEVSKAVSDEFDDFKDTGASQDEIVIGKVTSSNGYKSVLVGWNGPKERYRLVHLNEFGYNRNGIKIKPKGYGSIQRAISNSEGAFLHAVTKEMKKQL; encoded by the coding sequence ATGAGTGTGGAATTTAAGGGATTTGAGGACATCTATAAAAACCTGCAGAATCAATTGTCAGAACAGGCTTTAAGCAGAGTGACCAATAAAGCCTTAATCGCTGGGGCAAAAGAGGTTTCAAAAGCCGTCTCCGATGAATTTGATGATTTTAAAGATACAGGGGCGTCTCAGGATGAAATTGTAATAGGTAAAGTAACTAGCAGTAATGGGTATAAATCGGTATTAGTGGGTTGGAATGGACCTAAAGAGCGTTATCGATTGGTCCATCTAAATGAATTTGGATATAACAGAAATGGCATAAAAATAAAACCTAAAGGCTACGGATCTATTCAACGAGCAATCTCGAATAGTGAAGGAGCCTTTTTGCATGCGGTCACCAAGGAGATGAAAAAACAATTATGA